A DNA window from Ignavibacteriales bacterium contains the following coding sequences:
- the gdhA gene encoding NADP-specific glutamate dehydrogenase, whose amino-acid sequence MSSYVQNLMAEVKAKNPGEKEFHQAVEEVFESLELVLQKHPEYRSGKILERMVEPERIIIFRVPWMDDRGEFHINRGFRVQMNSAIGPYKGGLRFHPSVTLSILKFLAFEQVFKNSLTSLPIGGGKGGSDFDPKGKSDTEVMRFCQSFMTELYRHIGPDTDVPAGDIGVGGREIGFLFGQYKRLSREFSGVLTGKGLNWGGSLIRPEATGFGAVYFAEEMLKTRKLSFEGKTVAVSGFGNVAWGAALKVTELGGKVVTISGPDGFVHDKDGIKGEKIDFMLEMRSSARDEVKMYADKFKVPFQAGKRPWSVKADVALPCATQNELDENDAKELVKNGCVCVCEGANMPTTIPGVKIFQEAKILYAPGKASNAGGVATSGLEMSQNSMRLPWPKEEVDRRLHEIMKNIHSTCVETAAKYGTPGNYVNGANIGGFLKVANAMLDQGLV is encoded by the coding sequence ATGTCGTCATATGTACAAAATTTAATGGCAGAAGTAAAAGCTAAAAATCCCGGTGAAAAAGAATTTCATCAGGCAGTTGAAGAAGTGTTTGAATCACTCGAACTTGTACTGCAAAAACATCCGGAGTATCGTTCCGGAAAAATTCTAGAAAGAATGGTTGAGCCGGAGCGAATTATTATCTTCCGTGTACCCTGGATGGATGATCGCGGTGAGTTCCACATCAATCGCGGTTTTAGAGTTCAGATGAATAGTGCTATTGGTCCGTACAAAGGTGGATTGCGATTCCATCCATCTGTCACTTTAAGCATTTTAAAATTTCTTGCTTTTGAACAGGTTTTCAAAAACAGTCTGACTTCGTTACCGATAGGCGGAGGCAAAGGTGGATCTGATTTTGATCCGAAAGGAAAAAGCGATACCGAAGTAATGCGTTTTTGCCAGAGCTTCATGACTGAATTGTACCGGCATATCGGTCCGGACACAGACGTTCCTGCCGGAGATATCGGAGTGGGCGGACGTGAAATCGGATTTTTATTTGGTCAGTATAAACGGTTGTCTCGAGAATTCAGCGGAGTGTTAACGGGAAAAGGATTGAATTGGGGCGGTTCACTGATACGTCCGGAAGCGACCGGTTTTGGCGCAGTATATTTTGCAGAAGAAATGCTGAAAACCAGAAAATTATCTTTTGAGGGAAAAACGGTAGCGGTTTCGGGTTTCGGAAACGTAGCATGGGGAGCGGCTCTTAAGGTAACTGAACTTGGCGGTAAAGTTGTGACAATTTCTGGTCCCGATGGATTTGTTCACGATAAAGATGGAATCAAAGGAGAGAAAATAGATTTCATGCTCGAGATGCGTTCGAGCGCACGTGATGAAGTTAAAATGTACGCCGATAAATTTAAGGTACCGTTCCAGGCAGGCAAACGGCCGTGGAGTGTTAAAGCCGACGTAGCGTTGCCATGCGCGACTCAAAATGAATTGGACGAAAACGACGCTAAAGAATTGGTCAAAAACGGGTGCGTCTGTGTTTGTGAAGGTGCGAATATGCCAACCACAATTCCGGGCGTTAAAATATTTCAGGAAGCGAAAATACTTTATGCGCCGGGAAAAGCATCAAACGCAGGTGGTGTTGCAACTTCCGGTTTGGAGATGAGTCAGAACAGTATGCGTTTACCGTGGCCCAAAGAAGAGGTTGACCGGCGGTTACATGAAATTATGAAGAATATTCATTCAACTTGCGTTGAAACTGCCGCTAAGTATGGTACGCCGGGGAATTACGTCAACGGTGCGAATATCGGTGGATTCCTGAAAGTTGCAAATGCAATGTTAGACCAGGGATTAGTATAA
- a CDS encoding FMN-binding glutamate synthase family protein — translation MSLSKINATAATLTKNRTDGSIVPASGMCVTCVDGCIGMCEIGKSAYRGHEVIYPQPFGVITTAGEKFYPVDYSHFNIMGTAVGAHGIKADSDVAIFPNVNLEVRFGHDKGIKFHYPWIIPGIGSTDIAKNNWEGLAIGSALSGTGLTIGENVVGMDMDAIIKNGKVHDTVDLKRRVSLYKDHMRNGYGAIIVQANVEDTRLGVQEYAIEKLGVEIVELKWGQGAKDIGGEVKIRNLKKAQTLYQRGYVVLPNPMDEMIIKAFERGAFKEFERHSRVGMVTEESFAQRINELRKAGAKYIFLKTGAYRPADLARAAKFASKYKLDLLTVDGAGGGTGMSPWRMMNEWGVPPVELHSLLYSYTKKLADNKQHIPALAVAGGFTFEDQIFKGLALGAPFVKLVGMARAPIAAAMVGKTIGRAMEEGQLPVYVERFGSTKDEVFVTAAHLRHELGNDEFEKIPTGALGLYTYYERLGQGLRQLMAGNRKFSLDHITRDDIASLTHEATAISGIKYVMDVDKEEVEAILK, via the coding sequence ATGTCGCTCTCAAAAATAAACGCAACAGCAGCAACTCTAACTAAGAACAGAACAGACGGTTCAATCGTGCCTGCCTCCGGTATGTGCGTAACATGCGTAGATGGCTGCATAGGCATGTGCGAAATCGGCAAATCTGCTTATCGGGGTCATGAAGTAATTTATCCTCAGCCGTTCGGCGTGATCACAACGGCGGGAGAAAAATTTTATCCTGTCGACTATTCTCACTTTAACATCATGGGTACTGCGGTTGGTGCGCACGGTATTAAAGCCGATAGTGATGTGGCAATCTTTCCGAATGTTAATTTAGAAGTTCGTTTCGGCCATGACAAAGGAATTAAGTTCCACTACCCATGGATAATTCCCGGTATTGGCTCTACCGATATTGCAAAAAATAATTGGGAGGGCTTGGCAATCGGTTCCGCTCTCTCAGGAACCGGATTGACCATCGGAGAGAATGTAGTTGGCATGGACATGGACGCAATAATAAAAAATGGAAAAGTTCATGACACTGTAGATTTGAAGCGTCGTGTATCACTCTATAAAGACCACATGCGCAATGGTTACGGTGCAATCATCGTTCAAGCAAACGTCGAGGATACACGCCTCGGTGTTCAAGAATATGCAATCGAAAAATTAGGTGTTGAAATTGTTGAATTGAAATGGGGCCAGGGTGCCAAAGACATCGGTGGTGAAGTGAAAATTCGTAATCTTAAAAAAGCCCAAACTCTTTACCAGCGAGGTTATGTTGTTCTTCCGAATCCTATGGATGAAATGATAATAAAAGCGTTTGAGCGCGGCGCATTCAAAGAATTCGAGCGACATTCACGTGTTGGTATGGTCACCGAAGAATCTTTTGCGCAGCGAATTAACGAACTCCGCAAAGCCGGGGCAAAATATATTTTCTTAAAAACCGGTGCATATCGCCCGGCCGACTTGGCACGTGCAGCCAAGTTTGCTTCGAAGTATAAACTCGATCTTCTTACGGTAGACGGTGCCGGAGGCGGAACAGGTATGAGCCCATGGCGTATGATGAACGAATGGGGTGTACCACCTGTTGAATTACATTCGCTTTTATATTCCTATACCAAGAAACTGGCAGACAACAAACAACACATTCCGGCACTTGCGGTTGCGGGCGGATTTACATTCGAAGATCAAATATTTAAAGGACTTGCACTTGGCGCTCCGTTTGTAAAACTCGTTGGCATGGCACGTGCACCTATTGCTGCAGCTATGGTGGGAAAAACAATCGGTCGCGCGATGGAAGAAGGTCAATTACCTGTTTATGTCGAGCGGTTCGGCAGCACGAAAGACGAGGTCTTCGTCACGGCAGCTCACCTGCGACACGAATTGGGCAATGATGAATTCGAAAAAATTCCCACCGGCGCACTCGGACTTTACACATATTACGAGCGTCTCGGTCAGGGATTACGCCAGCTAATGGCAGGTAACAGGAAGTTTTCACTTGATCATATCACACGCGACGATATCGCTTCGCTCACTCATGAAGCAACCGCTATCAGCGGAATTAAGTACGTGATGGATGTTGACAAGGAAGAAGTGGAAGCAATACTGAAGTAA
- a CDS encoding OsmC family protein — protein MAQKKAIVKQVQGITFVAKADSNHWVTMDGPEDFGGSNSGTRPKELLLIALGGCTGSDVAAILRKRKAPVISFEMNITGNESEEHPKVFTDIHVEYVFYGDGIDPKDIERAIEMSTTKYCSVSAMLKASVNISHSYRIEPAANKAK, from the coding sequence ATGGCACAAAAAAAAGCAATAGTTAAGCAAGTACAGGGTATAACTTTCGTTGCAAAAGCAGATTCTAACCATTGGGTTACAATGGATGGACCTGAAGATTTCGGCGGGAGCAACTCCGGCACTCGTCCAAAAGAACTTTTACTTATCGCACTTGGCGGATGCACCGGAAGCGATGTTGCCGCTATACTCAGAAAAAGAAAAGCTCCGGTTATTTCATTTGAAATGAACATCACCGGTAATGAAAGCGAAGAACATCCAAAAGTGTTCACCGATATTCATGTCGAATACGTTTTCTACGGTGATGGAATCGATCCGAAAGATATTGAACGAGCCATCGAAATGTCCACAACCAAATATTGTTCCGTGTCCGCAATGCTCAAAGCGAGTGTGAATATATCCCACTCATACCGGATTGAACCGGCGGCAAACAAAGCAAAGTAA
- a CDS encoding sigma-70 family RNA polymerase sigma factor has translation MKFNTPTHPEPDPRLLRNAKKGNHQAFAEIVRTYEDLVYSFAFKVCRNKDKASETLQDTFVNVYRKLNQFDHRSKFTTWLYSIVANNCLMKNRRTKLDEASISIDAAPAAHDGEDHNRGDMIQEWKSTPLDKLMNNELKDLLDNAIQKLPGDYRIVFVLRDIEGRSAEETARILKITVPAVKSRLRRARVFLREQLNQYMTV, from the coding sequence ATGAAATTCAATACACCCACTCATCCTGAACCCGATCCTCGGCTTTTACGTAATGCCAAAAAAGGAAATCATCAGGCATTCGCAGAGATTGTTCGCACTTATGAAGATCTGGTCTACAGTTTCGCATTTAAAGTTTGCCGTAACAAAGATAAAGCATCCGAAACACTCCAAGATACTTTCGTTAATGTGTATCGGAAGTTGAATCAATTCGATCACCGTTCTAAATTCACCACTTGGCTTTATAGCATCGTGGCAAATAATTGCTTGATGAAGAACCGCCGGACTAAGTTAGATGAAGCATCAATCTCCATCGATGCGGCTCCTGCCGCTCACGATGGTGAAGATCATAATCGCGGCGATATGATTCAGGAGTGGAAAAGTACACCGTTAGATAAACTCATGAACAACGAGTTGAAAGACCTGCTCGATAACGCTATTCAGAAACTTCCCGGTGATTACCGCATCGTATTTGTATTGCGCGATATCGAAGGAAGATCGGCAGAGGAAACCGCAAGAATTTTGAAGATCACGGTTCCCGCAGTCAAATCACGTTTGCGCAGAGCCCGTGTTTTCCTTCGTGAACAACTTAACCAGTATATGACAGTATGA
- a CDS encoding DUF2892 domain-containing protein, whose amino-acid sequence MEKNMGSTDKIIRIILALLFGILYFTDTVTGILGIILLILGIVFLLTSFVSFCPLYKPAKISTLKKQ is encoded by the coding sequence ATGGAAAAGAATATGGGTTCGACCGATAAAATTATCCGCATCATACTGGCTCTTTTATTCGGTATTCTTTATTTCACCGATACAGTAACCGGAATACTGGGTATTATTTTATTGATATTGGGAATCGTTTTCCTTCTAACCAGTTTCGTCAGTTTCTGCCCGCTCTACAAACCTGCGAAAATATCTACTCTTAAAAAACAATGA
- a CDS encoding (2Fe-2S)-binding protein — MINIKINGLPVSVEEGTTILEAAEFLGFPIPTLCHMDGLTPYGACRLCVVEIGEGLKSKLVSSCTYPVEEGMKIRTSSNRVIRARKMVIELLLASCPQSKIIQDIASAHEVRQQRFRQEHEECILCGLCVRMCKEQMIGNAIGFRGRGGNRSIGTPFDIKSEKCRLCGGCIYVCPACQLRCTYTQPELAICGGCANLSPPCIEKEKFNDMMCYMEPCVACEIKKD; from the coding sequence ATGATTAATATAAAAATAAACGGCCTGCCTGTCTCCGTAGAAGAAGGCACAACAATACTCGAAGCTGCAGAATTCCTTGGTTTCCCAATTCCAACCTTGTGTCACATGGACGGTTTGACACCCTACGGTGCATGCCGGCTGTGCGTGGTGGAAATCGGTGAAGGACTTAAGTCGAAACTTGTTTCGTCGTGCACTTACCCGGTCGAGGAAGGAATGAAAATCAGAACATCCTCCAATAGAGTAATTCGCGCACGGAAAATGGTGATCGAGTTGTTGCTGGCTTCTTGTCCACAATCAAAAATAATTCAAGATATAGCATCGGCTCATGAGGTGCGCCAACAACGGTTCCGACAGGAACATGAAGAATGCATTCTTTGCGGATTATGCGTTCGAATGTGCAAAGAACAAATGATCGGCAATGCGATTGGTTTTCGTGGCAGAGGTGGAAATCGAAGTATAGGTACACCGTTCGATATTAAATCAGAAAAATGCCGTCTGTGCGGCGGTTGTATATACGTTTGTCCGGCTTGTCAGTTAAGATGTACTTATACGCAACCCGAGCTTGCAATCTGCGGCGGTTGCGCTAACCTTAGTCCACCCTGCATAGAAAAAGAAAAGTTTAATGACATGATGTGCTACATGGAACCCTGTGTGGCATGTGAAATAAAAAAAGATTAA
- a CDS encoding S8 family serine peptidase, with the protein MNDTRTWSGKIILLGLLSFLVIVVIAGCSKTEAPTQSIGTQQITPLEKVGYDGIRLEFVPGEVIVKFKTGVTDVKRNAAVGSVNGKLNQKIVTAAMKKAGDNEGINVINTPMSVRDAVNALKNSPDVLYAEPNYYYYHNATSNDTYYTNGSLWGMYGDATTPANQYGSQAGEAWAAGHTGLSTVFVGEIDEGIMFTHPDLAGQIWTNPYDLVDGIDNDGNGYIDDIHGWDFDGNNNTIYDGPADDHGTHVAGTIGAKGGNALGVVGVCWNIQIISGKFLGKQGGSTTNAILALDYFTDLKSRHGLNIVATNNSWGGGAYSLALQDAIERSNQANIVFVAAAGNSTLNTDVTASYPSCYPNANVIAVASITSTGTLSSFSNYGLTTVDLGAPGSAIYSTIPSKSGAASYASYSGTSMACPHVTGGVALYAAYHPGSTVAQIKAAVLASVVPTASLSGKCVTGGRLNVSGF; encoded by the coding sequence ATGAACGATACACGTACATGGTCCGGGAAAATAATTTTGCTCGGATTACTCTCGTTCCTGGTTATTGTGGTGATAGCAGGCTGTTCAAAAACCGAAGCCCCCACCCAATCTATTGGAACCCAACAAATCACACCGTTAGAAAAAGTCGGTTACGACGGAATCCGACTTGAATTCGTTCCCGGCGAAGTGATTGTTAAATTCAAAACCGGTGTCACCGATGTAAAGCGGAATGCCGCAGTCGGTTCGGTCAACGGTAAATTAAATCAAAAGATTGTCACCGCCGCGATGAAAAAAGCCGGGGACAATGAAGGCATAAACGTTATTAACACACCAATGTCGGTTCGTGATGCTGTAAACGCTTTGAAGAACTCACCGGATGTTCTGTACGCGGAACCGAATTATTATTATTACCATAATGCAACTTCAAACGATACATATTATACAAATGGATCGTTGTGGGGCATGTATGGCGATGCTACAACACCCGCAAACCAATACGGTTCTCAGGCAGGCGAAGCATGGGCAGCAGGACATACCGGATTATCAACGGTATTTGTAGGAGAAATCGATGAGGGAATTATGTTCACTCATCCAGATCTTGCCGGACAGATTTGGACCAATCCTTATGACTTAGTCGATGGTATTGACAATGACGGTAACGGATATATCGACGACATTCATGGTTGGGATTTCGATGGAAACAACAACACAATTTACGACGGTCCGGCTGACGATCATGGTACGCATGTCGCCGGTACAATCGGCGCAAAAGGCGGCAACGCTCTTGGTGTTGTCGGTGTTTGCTGGAATATTCAAATAATATCAGGCAAGTTCCTTGGTAAACAAGGTGGCTCAACAACAAATGCCATTTTAGCGCTTGATTATTTCACCGACCTTAAATCACGTCATGGTTTGAACATCGTCGCTACAAACAATTCATGGGGCGGTGGTGCTTATTCTCTTGCATTGCAAGATGCAATCGAACGCTCGAATCAGGCAAATATTGTATTCGTAGCAGCAGCAGGTAATTCAACTCTCAACACAGATGTTACAGCAAGTTATCCATCATGCTATCCTAATGCGAATGTCATAGCTGTAGCTTCGATAACATCAACCGGAACGTTATCAAGTTTCTCGAATTACGGTTTAACCACTGTTGATTTGGGTGCACCGGGTTCTGCTATCTATTCTACCATACCAAGCAAATCAGGTGCTGCCAGTTATGCATCGTATAGTGGGACATCAATGGCGTGTCCACATGTCACTGGCGGTGTGGCTCTTTATGCAGCATATCATCCAGGCTCAACTGTTGCCCAAATTAAAGCGGCAGTTCTTGCCAGCGTTGTACCAACTGCTTCATTGTCGGGTAAGTGTGTAACCGGCGGAAGGTTAAATGTAAGTGGATTTTAA
- a CDS encoding histidine kinase — protein sequence MRFNVRDILLVSSLYDSYIIEEDGRLYELIRKEYEGLNLSHSPEITHVSSGEEALELATGGRRFDLIITTLHIEDFHAVRFARRVKESGLNIPVVLLTYDNRELSELMLRQDTSVFDRIFIWQGDSRILVAIIKYIEDRMNVEHDTQTAGVQSIILIEDNVKYYSAFLPIIYTEILIQSQRLIAEGINPSDRYLRMRARPKILLCTTYEEAWEYFQKYEENILGVISDIDFYHNGSDDPQAGIEFARNVKLRRADIPILLQSNAPDKELEVHTIGVSFLLKDSPTLLNDLRLFMNRYFSFGDFIFRMPDGTEVSRATDLKSLEEQLNFVPDESIRYHAERNHFSNWLKARTEFWLAYKHRPRKVSDFPSIADMRQDLIISFQTHRRLRQLGQITDFDKTTFDPSSSFARIGSGSLGGKARGLGFVNTLLNNFDIRDRFKDIQITVPPAVILGTDVFDQFLDENNLREFALRCTDDTEITQRFLETKKFPRKISRQLNDFLEIVREPLAVRSSSLLEDSQFHPFAGVYKTYMIPNNHNNPVTRRTELINSIKRVYASTFYQTAKDYIKVTSYRLEEEKMAVIIQKMVGVPHDSKFYPDFSGVAKSYNFYPVAPQKSQDGIVSVALGLGKMIVDGGITVRFCPKYPDNLLQFYSVQETLRNSQTEYFALDLDSKLSESADPSHTLLKKYELNEAERDGTLRYVGSTYSSENDTIHDGLSRDGKRVVTFAPVLRNKIFPLPEIIELLLELGNWGMGAPVELEFAVNMSESLSKPKEFGLLQIRPLVLNREAEELEIDEIDRNKLICHSHQVLGHGIIKDIYDIVMVDINRFDRSKTNEVAAEIGQFNQKLIFEQRPYLLIGLGRWGSLDPWLGISVKWEQIAGARAIIEAGFKDIDVTPSQGSHFFQNITSFMVGYFTITSRIEEGFVDWDWLLGQNVAEEKMFTRHIRLKNPLVVKMDGQKNEGIILKPE from the coding sequence ATGCGATTCAACGTCAGGGATATTCTTTTAGTTTCCAGTCTATACGACTCATATATCATCGAAGAAGATGGACGATTGTATGAACTGATTCGAAAAGAATACGAAGGACTTAATTTGAGCCACTCACCCGAGATTACGCATGTTTCCAGCGGAGAAGAAGCACTCGAGTTGGCCACAGGCGGAAGGCGGTTCGATTTAATAATCACCACACTTCACATCGAAGATTTCCATGCTGTACGGTTTGCGAGGAGGGTAAAAGAATCAGGTTTGAATATTCCTGTCGTACTTCTTACATACGATAACCGCGAACTATCTGAGTTAATGCTGAGGCAGGATACATCGGTATTCGACAGGATTTTTATTTGGCAGGGAGATTCCCGCATTCTTGTCGCGATCATTAAATATATAGAGGATCGGATGAATGTTGAGCATGACACTCAAACCGCCGGCGTTCAATCGATCATTCTTATCGAAGATAATGTCAAATATTATTCTGCTTTTCTGCCAATCATCTATACTGAAATTCTCATTCAATCTCAGCGGTTAATCGCAGAAGGCATCAATCCATCCGATCGGTATCTTCGAATGAGGGCGAGGCCAAAAATTCTTCTTTGTACGACATACGAAGAAGCATGGGAATATTTTCAGAAGTATGAGGAAAACATTCTTGGGGTAATATCTGACATCGATTTTTACCATAATGGCAGTGATGATCCGCAAGCCGGGATAGAGTTTGCAAGAAATGTGAAGTTGCGCCGTGCCGATATACCAATTTTGCTGCAATCGAACGCGCCCGATAAAGAGCTCGAAGTTCACACGATCGGTGTTTCTTTTTTACTCAAAGATTCACCAACATTACTGAACGATCTGCGGTTGTTCATGAATCGCTACTTCAGTTTTGGAGATTTCATTTTCCGTATGCCCGATGGAACAGAGGTCAGCCGGGCAACTGATTTGAAATCACTTGAAGAACAATTGAATTTTGTTCCTGATGAGAGTATCCGATACCACGCTGAAAGAAATCATTTTTCAAACTGGCTCAAAGCGAGAACCGAGTTCTGGCTTGCATATAAACACCGGCCGCGTAAAGTTTCAGATTTTCCATCAATCGCCGACATGCGGCAGGATCTGATTATATCCTTCCAAACGCATCGCCGATTGCGGCAACTGGGACAAATAACCGATTTCGATAAAACTACTTTCGATCCGTCCAGCAGTTTTGCCCGGATCGGCAGCGGATCTCTTGGTGGAAAAGCCCGTGGATTGGGATTTGTGAATACTCTGTTAAATAATTTTGATATACGTGATCGATTCAAGGATATTCAAATTACGGTTCCTCCCGCGGTTATTCTTGGAACCGATGTATTTGATCAGTTCCTTGACGAAAACAATTTACGTGAATTTGCATTACGCTGCACCGACGATACAGAAATCACTCAACGATTTTTAGAGACAAAAAAATTTCCTCGGAAAATAAGTCGACAGCTTAACGATTTTTTGGAGATTGTTCGAGAACCGCTTGCCGTAAGATCATCATCTCTTCTGGAAGATTCCCAGTTCCATCCGTTTGCGGGTGTTTATAAAACTTATATGATACCGAATAATCATAATAATCCGGTTACCAGGCGTACGGAGTTGATAAACAGCATAAAGCGAGTATACGCTTCCACTTTTTATCAAACCGCAAAAGATTATATCAAGGTAACATCGTATCGGCTTGAAGAAGAGAAGATGGCGGTTATTATTCAGAAGATGGTTGGGGTTCCGCATGATTCAAAATTTTATCCGGATTTCTCCGGAGTAGCAAAATCGTATAATTTTTACCCGGTTGCGCCTCAAAAATCGCAAGATGGAATTGTATCTGTCGCACTCGGATTGGGAAAGATGATTGTTGATGGCGGAATCACCGTCCGTTTTTGCCCGAAGTATCCGGATAATCTGTTACAATTTTATTCCGTCCAGGAAACACTTCGAAATAGTCAAACAGAATATTTTGCTTTGGACCTTGATTCAAAATTAAGCGAATCCGCTGATCCAAGTCATACACTGTTAAAGAAATATGAATTGAATGAAGCTGAGCGTGATGGAACTCTACGTTATGTCGGTTCAACCTATTCATCAGAAAATGATACGATTCATGATGGATTATCGCGCGACGGAAAACGGGTAGTAACATTCGCGCCTGTCCTTCGAAATAAAATATTTCCACTTCCGGAAATAATCGAGCTTTTACTTGAGTTGGGTAATTGGGGAATGGGTGCGCCTGTCGAATTGGAGTTTGCGGTGAATATGTCGGAGTCACTCTCAAAACCGAAAGAGTTTGGGTTGTTGCAAATTCGTCCACTCGTTCTGAATCGTGAAGCGGAGGAATTGGAAATCGATGAGATCGATCGTAACAAATTGATTTGTCATAGTCATCAAGTGTTAGGTCATGGCATCATTAAAGATATCTATGATATTGTTATGGTTGATATCAATCGATTTGATCGGAGTAAAACAAATGAAGTGGCGGCGGAGATAGGGCAATTCAATCAAAAACTTATCTTTGAACAGCGACCTTATCTTTTAATAGGTTTGGGACGTTGGGGAAGTTTAGATCCCTGGCTTGGTATTAGTGTGAAATGGGAACAAATAGCCGGCGCGCGCGCCATCATTGAAGCCGGATTTAAAGATATCGACGTTACACCATCGCAGGGTTCACACTTTTTTCAGAATATAACTTCGTTTATGGTTGGTTATTTTACAATCACTTCCAGAATAGAAGAAGGATTCGTTGATTGGGATTGGTTGTTGGGACAGAATGTAGCGGAAGAAAAAATGTTCACCAGACATATCCGTTTAAAAAATCCCCTTGTTGTTAAAATGGATGGGCAAAAGAACGAGGGAATTATTTTGAAACCTGAATAA